From the genome of Streptomyces ficellus:
GGCAGTCACATCCGTCGTTGCCCACCGCCGAGACGACGAGGACACCGAGTTCCTCGCAGCGCTGCAAGGTGTGGGCCAGCAGATGATCCGCCTGCCCATCGGCCGTGCGCTCACCGCCGCTGATGTTGATGACGTGCGCTCCCTCCTGCACGGCGCGCTCTATGGCCCGTGCAAGATCCACTTGCGGAACGCGATCCGGGCTCAGGTCACGGAACACGGGAAGGATCAGCCCGCGGCACCGTGGAAGCATGCCTGTGATCGGACTGGTCCCCTGGCCGAAGAGCAGGCTGGCCACATGCGTGCCATGCACCGACATGGGCCCCTGCCCGGCGGGCTCGCGCACGAGCGTGTCGATCTGCGTGACGTCGGCGCCCTGGAAACACGGGTGCGTGAGGTCGACCGGCCCGTCGAGCACGGCGACGCACACCTCGGAGGTTCCGAAAAGATCCTCCTGGGGGACTGCCACGTCCCTGAGTACCGAGCGGATCTCCATGGCGCCTTCTTTCAGATCACCTGGCCGGTGGTTTCCTGCCGGAAACTCACACGTCTGACACTCGGGCAAGCGCGTTGGCCCAACGTTGCCCGACCGCTCGAATGCGTTGCGGAAGCGTTGCTGAGATGCCCCCCAAGCGTTCCTGCCGCTGGACAGCCCTTCGCCTGCTTAGGCCAGCGGCTACCCGCCGCAGTGTCTGACCCCGTGCTCGATTCACATGCGCATGCGATATGCACTTGGTAGTTGCACAGTGGGGGTTGTGTCTGCGAAAGCCGTTCTCAAGCTGCTGAGTGGTTTCGACTTCATCTATGACGGTGGTCGGGTCACCTTGCCGCTGGCCGCGCAGCGACTGTTGGCGTTCCTGGCCCTGCAAAGTGATGGGATGCACCGAACCGTTGCCTCCGAGCAACTGTGGCCGGACTGCGACCCCTCCAGAGCCGGCGCGAATCTCCGCTCGGCTCTGTGCCAGGCCAGACGAGCACGTACAGCAGCGGTGATCGAGATAGCAGGGCCGCGCCTGCATCTGGCCCACACCGTGAGGGTGGACCTGCACGAGACATGGGCTCAGGCCCGCACCCTCGCTGAGCGTGCCTCGCCGCTGCCCGCAGCACCCGACGTCATTGTCGGCGCACTAGGCCGTGAGCTCTTGCCGTGCTGGACAGACGATTGGCTGACCCTGGAACGCGAACGGTGGGACCAGATGCGCGTGCACGCCCTGGAAAGCCTGGCGCAGCGAATGCACGACGAACAGCAGTACCTCGCAGCGCTCGAAGCCGCTCTTGTCGCCGTCGCCATCGACCCCGTTCGCGAGACTGCTCACCGGATCCTCATCGAGGTGCACATCGCTGAGGGCAACCACGCCTGCGCCGTGAAGACATACCAGGAATACCAGGCGTTCCTGCAGCGGGAACTCGGGGTGTTTCCCTCACCACAGATGATGAAAATCGTGCAGGACATCGGGATCCCCGTTCCCCCGCCAGCCGACCTCAGTCCGCCGGCAGCAGTGGCACAGGCCAGGACCCGCACAGGAGCCCGTTCCCGCACACTGGCGTAAGGAATCAGTGCCCGTTTCTCAAGTCGCTGAAGTGATCTTCTGGCGGGCCTAGGCAGTCTCGTTTGGATCATGAAGGTGAGCTGTTGCTCGGTAAGATTGATGTCCGAGGGAGAACGAGGGGGTGCGATGACGCTCGTCATCGAGCTGCGGCGCGGGGTCTCAACCGCTCGGACCGGACGGAAGGCAGGACCGCGTCCCGCAGCAGGGGCACTTGAGCGGATAGTCGTCGATGGTGAGCTCTGGGCGGCCCTGGAAACGTTGGGCCGACACCGGCTGCCCACCCTGGCTGACGTCGATCCGTACGGGGAGACCCTGCTGCGGGGTGAGGCAGTGGACCAGATGGTGCGGGAACTTGAAGGTTCAGATCTTGCTCGGCTGCGAGGCGCTGAGAGCCAGGCCGTCTCGACTCTACTGGCCTGGGGCCTGCGTTGTCGCTCTGACAAAGAACTCCGCATTGCCTTCTCGGGGGATTAGTCCGCCACTCTCCGATCATCTGATCGTTGGTCGGGCATGCCGTTGACTGACGCGCAGTGGGCGAGGATCGAGCCGTTGCTCCCGGACCGGACACCGAAGCGGGGTGGCCGCTGGCGGGATCACCGGCAGGTGATCGACGCGATTGCCTTTGCTCCCGGACCGGACACCGAAGCGGGGTGGCCGCTGGCGGGATCACCGGCAGGTGATCGACGCGATTGCCTTCAAGTTCCAGACCGGAACGCAGTGGGTTCACTTGCCGGAGAAGTACGGCAACTGGCGAGGCGTCTACAACCGACTGCGGATGTGGGCCATCGACGGTACCTGGCAGCGGGTGTTCACCGCGCTGATTGCCCAGGCCGACGCCGACGGCGACCTCAACTGGGCCGTCTCGGTGGACTCCACCATCGTCCGCGCACACCAGCACGCAGCCGGAGGCGGCCGGGGGGCGAGCCCGCAAAAAGGGGCACCGATCAGCGAACCGGACAACCACGCCATCGGCCGGTCTCGCGGCGGACTGACGACAAAGATCCATCTGGCTGCCCACGCACTACCCCGACCGAAGCGGCAAGGTCCTCCTCAACGTCGCCTTCGCGCCCGCCGCACACACCGCCCTCAGGGCAGCGGCCGACCAAGCAGCACAAACACCTCAGCGCTTCCTGGAGCTGGCCATTCACCGGGCACTGGCCCAGCACGCCGACGCCGAGGCCGACCGCCTCGAACGAGCCCTGCAGCACCTGCTCGCCCACACCACCCCAGCCCATCTCCTCGCGGCCGTCGGGCACTGCCTGACCCGCACCTCCGGAGCCGCGCCATGCTGAACCCGACCGACGAACAGGCTGCCGCGGCCGACGCCTTCCACGCCGGCGAACACCTGGCCCTGCAAGCCGGCGCGGGCACCGGCAAGACCACCACCCTGACCCAGCTCGCCCACGCCACCCAGCGCCGCGGCCGCTACCTCGCCTACAACCGGGCCATCGCCCAGGACGCCACCAGGCGCTTCCCCAAAAGCGTCCTGTGCAAGACCGCCCACGCCCTGGCCTACGCCGCCGTCGGTCACCGCTGCGCCAGCCGCCTGGGCGCCCCCCGCCGCCCCGCCTGGCAGACCGGCCAAGCGCTCGGCATCACCAAAGCCATCCGCGCCGGAGAACGCGACCTGTCCCAAAAGACCCTCTCCTATGTCACCCTGCGCACCGTGGCCCGCTTCTGCCACACCGCCGACGCGACGATCACCCGCCACCACATCCCCCAGCTGCGCGGCCTGGAAGAGCCCGGCCTGCACGCGCAACTCGCCGCGCACCTTGTCCCGTTCGCCCGCAAGGCATGGCTGGACCTGCAACACCCCGACGACGGCGCCGTCCGCTTCGACCATGACCACTACCTCAAGATCTGGGCCCTCACCCAGCCGAAGATCGACGCCGACTTCCTGCTCCTCGACGAGGCCCAGGACACCAACCCCGTCGTCGAGAAGATCTTCCTTGCCCAACGCGACCACGCCCAGCTGGTCATGGTCGGCGACTCCGCTGAGGCCATCTACCACTGGCGCGGCGCCAAAGACGTCATGGCCGGCTTCGACGGCACCCAGCTTGCCCCTTCCCGGTCCTTGCGCTTCGGCCCCCGCCTCGCCGAGGAAGCCAACCGCTGGCTGTACCTGGCCGACGCCCCCATCCGTCTCACCGGCGCCGACACCGTGCCCACCGAACTCGGCCCCGTCACCCGGCCTGACGCGGTCCTGTGCCGTACCAACGTCGGCGCCATGGCCCAGGTCATGGAGCTGCTGTCCGACGGACACCGGGTCGCGCTGGCCGGGGGAGGAGACAGCCTGCGTGCTCTGGCCCTGGCAGCCCGCGACCTCAAAGAAGGACGCCGCACCACCCACCCCGAACTGGTTCTGTTCACCACCTGGGGCGATCTGCAGGACTACGCCGCCTACGACCCCGCCGGCCGCGATCTGCAACCCCTGGTCGACCTGGTCGACACCCACGGCGCGGACGCCATCCTGGCCGCCGTGGCCCATCTCGCGCCCCGAAGACCAGGCCGAGGTGACCGTCTCCACCGCGCACAAGGCCAAAGGCCGGGAATGGGCGCAGGTGAAGATCGCCGACGACTTCACCCCACCCTCCGACGGGCCGCCGCACGACACGGGGCAGGGAACCGTCCGCCGGATCGACGACAAGGAGGCCTGCTTGGCCTACGTAGCCGTCACCCGTACCCGGCACCGCCTCGACA
Proteins encoded in this window:
- a CDS encoding AfsR/SARP family transcriptional regulator, which codes for MSAKAVLKLLSGFDFIYDGGRVTLPLAAQRLLAFLALQSDGMHRTVASEQLWPDCDPSRAGANLRSALCQARRARTAAVIEIAGPRLHLAHTVRVDLHETWAQARTLAERASPLPAAPDVIVGALGRELLPCWTDDWLTLERERWDQMRVHALESLAQRMHDEQQYLAALEAALVAVAIDPVRETAHRILIEVHIAEGNHACAVKTYQEYQAFLQRELGVFPSPQMMKIVQDIGIPVPPPADLSPPAAVAQARTRTGARSRTLA